The genomic window ATTTAACAATTAACCATCAGATAATtacattgtgtattttttttattttgtagctTTGGCTTAAAATTGCGATTAGTATATCTTACATGCCACATTCTCACATTCCATCAACAGGAATCTGTATTTCGGTGGTAAACTCACTCATAATGTTGGCcctaaatgtctttttttttactgCGATGAAGTTgagaaaattgtcaaaacagaTCTTTAAATGTCCAATTATTTAAGTTATGAAATATTCATGACCAATTACTGCATTAGTGATGTATTTCAGACATCACAAATGTGTATGAATTTGTAAACGCCTGATTTCTGACATAATTTGGTGAGATACCTAGTTCTTTacttttcaaccaaaattataaTGGTCCAGATGGCGCCACATATAAAATCATGAAATGTCTTATTTATTCTAACATTTGAATGGATtttgttattgaaaaaataaattgaaagcctaaattacatagattttttttacacttAAAGTAATGAAGAGATTTATCCGAAATATATCCGACTCTGTTCAAAAACAGGAGGGTTCGTGTTAATTATTCtttgattttctatgttgtgtcttaatacttttatttgtctgtcttttttccCTTTTATCTACGACGTTGatagtttgttttcgatctagatgtatgagtttgaatgttccactggtatctttcgccctttttCATTAGACGTACttttgtataaaagagggacgaaagataccaaaggcacagtccaactcataaatcgaaaataaactgacaactccatggctaaaaatgaaaaagacaaacagacacacaatagtacacatgacacaacatagaaaactaaagaattaacaacacgaaccccacaaaaaactaggggtgatagcaggtgctccggaagggtaagaatattctgctccacatgtggcacccgtcgtgttgctaatgttataATATGACAATACATAATATACCTCTGTTATCGTTGTCCAAAGTGTCGTTTGAGGAATGGAAGTAATTGAAAGCCGCTAACAGGGCCTTTTCATAGTTTGAATCTCCTGTGGTACCAGTGTTTAATGTAAAGATATGCTGCTTCAATTCATCTGTATTTTCCTTCGTTGCAAATGCTAAATCGTTTTCATAACATGAATGACTGGTTGACGGCATCGATGGTGTTTTTGCCTCCTTGTCAAATGAAACAAGTCCAACCTGTAAAACATGTAAGTAGTAAAAAAATGTTCACATGTCAAAGTACTTAAACAGTTGAAAACAATTCAAAGAATGACTGAGTGTTGCTCTcttggaaaaaaatgaatgttgtgTACGAGATCAATGATGACacgaaaataaaacacaaacacaaaagtcatataaacccaaattaaggtggtatgggagtctaaaataaaaatgatagaatttgttcatactttgccaaaacgttgtatctattgatacatgttgaaaaatataataaaaatgataggtcaccgcgcattttctcaagctacaggacgggacaaaatgacacattttgtatggattatacaggaaaaaactccattttgtgattagaaactaaacaaaatgatagaattgttaaatacttcaggaaaagatagctttcagacactactttgagaatatcaaaagaaaagatagggtcaccgtacgttttttctggctaaaatacaaaataggaaaattccatacagaatccttcagaaaatgcacttttttagagttacctccccttaaaatgccaatttaaaaaaaaaataataaaaacaaccaaaaataattaacatttgcaaaaatatcaatatttagaagttatattcttataaattggtacttttaaatgaaaatgtacattaaacatctgcattcctgcatcaaattttgctaacttgatggaaaatctggacctttgattctctgttttttacaatccaagatggaggaagacacccataccaccttaaaacgAAATAGCACTTTTATCGATTTCTTCATCTCATTATTATTACGTAATAGCATGAGTATATTCAGGGCAGAACATTTAATCCCCTGACccaaaaaatagacaaatatatGAACAAATATATTAGACTGACAACAATGACTGAGTACAAGCAGGTGCTGCAATATGGTTATTAGTTCTGGTTTCCCAAAGCATCTAATGATATTCGCCTCTTTATAATCTAAAGGAATATGGTTATTTTCATCGTTCGTACTCCAAAATGAAAATTACTTcacatcattggttgaatttATACTATGTAGTACCtattttaaccaatcacaacgttttggtatacacattttgaaaatattatccaGAATGCATAAGATTCTGAAACGACGAATTAACTGACTAGTACTGTAACTCTTGTTTTACAGACATGTGCATATGCATACTTACTCTGTCGTTCGGTTTAAGCGTTTGAATGACGTTATTTGCTGCCTctttaacaatgaccatttttgtTTTGGCTGTTATACCAGATGGTTGTTTCATGGAGGAACTGGTGTCGATTACGAGGACAACATCCTTATTTGTAGGGGAAGCTGCTGAGGCATATGAAGACCTGTCATGACagaattgtaaataaaaattcttacacatgTATAACATCCAATATATTTTTGCCATCATCCATGTCATTTTATCTCTTCTAGATATTTGCATTTAGATTAAATCTCTCAACTCCGTATTATTCTATACTAATACCTGATTGTATTGTGTGAGAAATTGTTCATGATATCACACTTCTTTGCTCTATTTTGAATAGGAGTTCTAATGATTCCTTGTTTTTTGTTTGCTAGCTTGATTTGTCTCttcataataaacaaaataaaggcTCCAGCTGTTGTCTgcgctatggtcgggttgttatcgctttcacacattccccatttcctttctcaattttattgctaaACTAATGTTGACTTGAATTAATTATATTGAGAGCATACTGTAATGTTCTAATTTGTATGTTAAAAGTACTTAATTACAGATATAACAATTATATTCAAACTTACGTGTATCTAGGATCAAAGTTTTGACAATTTTCCCAATTAGTTGCAGGATAAATAACAGATACTCCTTCTGTTGTACTGTAATGCTGCCATAAAACGTTCTTGTTTAAGTCGTAATTGTTTTTCATGGTTGCACTGATTTGATCTGTCGGATATTTTAAGTTGTCCATTACAATAGGCGAAGTTGTTACACACGCTGAACGGACGTCTACCTTAAATATAAATCGGCAAACATCGGATGATTCCGCTTCTCTCCATCTTTTAGAtagaggtacggaatcggccgagttgctACGAATGCCCAACATATAATTATGGATGCTTGCTTCTGACATTCTCAGTGGTAACTTGTAGAGTATTCCAAatcaattctttaaatttcaaaagtcacctttattttttttcagtctaATTGCAGTATAAAGCCATGTATACAGCGATTTGTCTGCCAAaaactttgatattttaaatgattgtatCTCAAAAAGCaaatccctgtaccaagtcaggaatatgacaattgttatccatttgtttgatgtgtttaagcttttttatttttccattttattagGGACCGTTTTGaattcagtatatttgtgatttttctctttttaagttaaaatgtttttagaaCAAAATggactttattttttaaatgatttttgttaGATTTTGGGCCAAAAAAAAACTTATCTCAGTAAAAGTATCAAATTGTTGACCTTTTTCGTGCTGTGTGAGTACAGGAAGAGAAaacgagtttttttttaaagggtctgtgttagttttttgtttaccTTTGTTTGGAACTTTGGTATGTAGGTAAGATGGTCGTCTGGTATATCACAACATCTTGGAAGACTCGAACTATCAGTATCCGTATTAACGCTCACTATTTTATCTTTTACATCGGTTAACACTTTGTTCAATTGTGTTAACGATACATCATGTACATCGAGACTAGACTGAATCTGTGATAAAAAATAGTGTTACATTACAGATGTCATTATTAAATtagattgattagttgattgattacTTGAATCAGTGTCGCCGATGCATTGACAAAACCGCTACGATTTATACGAAGTAAGTTCATGTGAATGtcaatttgaacatttttcattCCTCAGTATCAAGTAAACAACATATCTCATCTCATTTCCAAGTTGGAACTTAAAAAGTGCAATATAAACATAAGAATTAAACGTTAAAAGTATGACATGAGATATGTATAGTGATGTGATAGTACCCCTACCAGTCTTTCTTAGTATAGATAAATAGCGGCATATAAAACAAAGCTCCAataacccccagtttttggtgtggttcgagTTGCTCAGccttttttctatgttgtgtactattagttgtctgtttgtctgtttgattttttttccttttttagccatggcgttttcagatcattttcgattgatgagtttgagtATCCCTCTTTCGCCCCTATATTACATCATTGTAGGTTCAGGTATATTGATATTATTGTACCAATTTGTGttactttcaaaaaaaaataccaacattGTCACGTTACTAATAAAatgtagtatttaaaaaaaatagtacaaagATAATCCAGGCGGTATTAAAAAACTGTGGTGCGGTTATAAGTTAAAGTCCTGAGCAGCTGAAACCAAATGTTGACCTAATGGTTTTACAGACTTTGAACTTGAACGTTTTAAAAGTTgtaactcctctgaaaccatacaaagtcggaaatatttgtgatatgacgtatcaatgtagtgttttgtacctCCTACACTTGTCTTTGGAACATTTTTTTCCCCAGAAAACGCTAACTTTtgagaaaatatcaaaatttggaGACCGCTTTCAGTCCTTGTCTTATACGCTTTCGAACATACATAGTCGACTTACTTCCTGCGACATTTAAaaactctttgtttcaacacttgcctAATATGTACTGCGTTTTTTGTTTTGCAATTGCAATTAATTAGGTAACTTTTTGGTACATCTTATCGATATTTCATCATTTCAGTAACTCTTGTAACggtttataattacattagatgtatgtttcattacaatacgtTATGATTGACTACAAtactgcaatctcgcgttattccctAATCAACTtcacttaagaaataattgatgcaagctatactttcttgtagttttaacatgggtaggcattatattcgtgaatATTTTTGCCTGCGCTTCATTCAAAGTGTACTTCGGTTAACACTTGTACACCCCAATGAAGGtacaaaagaagcattcaattcttaaacaCTGCTTTTGATTACATCATTTAAACTTCCAGTCTTCTTACCCGTTGTAACAACTGGTTTCCTGTGTCTGATTTTGTTTCATAAggaaaattgttaaatttatcctgaaataaaatgaaattacttAGATAATGATTGTTTTATACCATTTGTATTGTATaacgttttgtttttgttcattagaAGCCATAATCTCATCAACATACGAAGTCAATcatgatatacatatattatgttaGTAAAACATATGTAAGTTGTATGCTCGTCAGTTAAGAACATGATGAATATGTAAGTAAATGTAGAtcaccgtacaaccttcaacaatgagaaatttCTATACCGAGTATAAGCCATCAATACCAAAAACAggaaaacgaaaaaaaacaaacgaaacgGAAAACCAACCGACAAATCTGAAAGACCGCAATTACACTAACGACAACTACGAAATTGCAGTCTCCCATTtctattttgaaaacaattgtacTTCATTGGCCTATCTTGGTCAAAATAGATACACGATTGTTAAacaatttttcagtaaattttacgtTTATAATATTCCACTGATTTGTAATATCATATATACATAACAATCTTTATAAATTAATCTTTTCTATTtgaattcattttataaaaaaaaatacttgatatacatttaaattcaaaatcttTTAATGGTATCACAGAGGAAACCCATGTGTCCTTTCATTACCTGTATATAGTTTACACCAATCCCCTCCTTGACCTTTCTTAGTTCAGCTGCTAGTGAAGCGCCATCTATACTGTCAACTGCAGTTacagtggtacatgtatataatccAATCAGAAACGTCAATACAAAAAGCATTTTCCTCTGTTAAATTAATGCAACTAAAAACTAAAACTGTTGCCTGCAAAAGAGAATGACATGCGACTTTCTAAACGTTTGTAAAGAtgattttttctatttgtaattttcatatatCTGTTTCGAAACCAGTATAATTGTTGGTAATGTCACTGTGGAAAAATAGACAAAAGTTGATTTTTAGATATTGTggacattttgtaaaagtttatgtaatatcactgtttttgttatatttgtgacattttgtgcCAGGTCCGGGTCGTGTTGACTTTTCAGCTCAACACGCTTCCCTGATACATCAAAGCAGCAAGCGAGTTACCAGTTCTCCAGAGACGTAAATATATATGTAGCAGAAGTGCGGTGATGGAATAAAACTTCAGGCCACAGTGGAGACCATGGTTTTTCCAGATGCGTCAGACTCCAGCGTGCGCCAGATTTGGGAATCAGCATACAAAAACTATTTGTTTTGCATCAAATAAGAAATGTTTTAAGTGTCATAACGTAGGACATTACGCCCGAATGTGTGTATCTCGTCCTCATCAGGAAATTCAAAAGTGCAAAGATGTGccgcagataaaaaaaaaacaatcgcaaAAGGATAGAGATTCGAGACGGACAAAGGAATATTTCGAATCAAAATCATTTACCGGTAGTTTGCCATTTGTTAATCTTCGTGATTCAGCATTCCGAAGATGTTTGGATTTTCTAGTATAATCAAACGTGAATTTAAGTGTGTCAAAGAGAAACTTTCAACAGAACAGAAAAaggattttacaaaatcttttacaaaatgtccgaaaagtctaaaaataaatttttggCTATTTTTCCACTGTGACAGTAGTATACAAAATTAATACGAAAAACAATTTGATATCATTAATCATTTATTTCACAGTGGGTTTATTTAtcagtttaaatattttgtgtgcgtatatcaatttatttataCAAATCATTACCCCATAAAAAGTCATCAGTTATGATTTTATATTAtgcaaatgaatatatatatattgttgatgTAGGGATTACGTCGTCAATGTGACAGCAAGCTTACGACAACAATAATAACATAACATCTAGAAGGCACCACACAAATAAGTATTCAACCAGCGAAAATTGTCTATAAAATAAGGCCAGCTCAAAATCGACTAGAGtctattttaaaatgtgtatagCAGTAACAAACATTAAGACATagggccacaccaatttgattccttgttcgacggacccgcccgcacctatttttttcaaaacagaatttttttattttttttatattcccgcttcccgcatccggaaatgtaatcatgtccatttcccgcaccgttttttttgtaaatattataaaaagatatcaacatttgtatttaaaatcacagtctaacctgtataaaacgattttaaacataaaagcaccccaccacaccgtgtaaatatctgtgagaatatttatttcagcatgaaacctattaaCCCAAAGGGGGAGTGCTCcgtataaatttataacagcggaCTGTAAAGAACAAacaattggtttctttcccccttacttatattccctatcaaaaaatgttcgttgttagaataaagtacaaagaacttctaaaggatttgccttcaactgcacttatgttgtatgctggcgaaacaaaactatacatagccgctgcatgtttatgcacctgtcctgattgattcaggggcatgtcgttcagcagttatcgtttgttatcgtttgttgatgttgttcattgtaccaattcgaacaggaaaaccaacgatctaatttatatatccaaacgtatataaattagatcgttggttttcctgtacgaattgtgtacgctaataattttggggtcctttatagccctgttgttattatcaggttgagaacaaccctccctcagacaaggagtcattttactgatgtatattttgaataatattaaactgttaaagtaaacatggttaaagtcaaggaatattacaaaattcttgaacatgttttgaccatttattataccagatagatatatagttctttgagaaaatatgagcccttttgtacaaacaaatatattataacttatattgatccctcataaaacatgtaaaagggatatttataaaagtaaagagTTGCCCCCAAACttattatgacttggatggagaattgtctcattgtcagtcacacatacatagaccagatttaattatttcttggtgaacagggaaaaattacttcagaaattaaagaaatgtcaaagtacaagtgataaatcaagttttaatattgtcaaaacctactattttatgtttacattaaaaaattataatcgctcgcctttacttttcaagcttcgcgtcaaaaatttgcaaattaaatatttttttatttaaattttcaaatcgctcgctcgcccaaaattttggagtccaaaaatccgtagaacaagaaattaaattggtgtggcctaatatAAAACTACTACCGAGGCTCTCGACTAGAAAATGTGGCAGTGATACACGTGCATTTAAAAATAtcaactcctacgtcgttcgggtgaATTAGGGTCACCAGAGCCGTGCAGATTATCTATACTATttaacgagaagacctcattttatgtgtcgcttctcttcctcctCCTACACTAAATAAATAATCAttcctctgtgtcctataggtaccatgcttagtcgcatttgtcatccattcttatgactattcagtttgggttatttttggagaaataCGAATAAAGGTGTCCGAATATTGTAATCAAACAGACTTTTATGTCAGACATGACTTCCGGATTTAACAGTCAGATCCAAtgtatgatggataacaaaaatgaaaattaacaagCAAACTAGAGCGTTGTCCACCGTAAGAACCACTACTATTGTACCTCAGTTTTAACttacacataattttcataagAACTGGGACGGGAACAGGACAACTATTTTCGCGTTTATTTGCATGTATACTTTGATaaatatactactataatatatagatactctctatataatatagcagtgatggCCAAAGAGaagaaactttaaaatgatagttattagaaaattaaatactcttaaatatttatattatagatacgtatgttcaaagtatacaaaCACGTAAAAATAATGGTATATAACGGAAAACAAAATAGTAACGGACTTTGAAAACAAGAGGGcttaaaaatattgtcctgtctccatgtacctatatgacttttgatattatttcttaaattctcAAGACagaaaatcttttacaaaaatttatcctaaaatagttaacatactttcaaccaagcttaaaatgcccgttttttttttttgcttttaacatgtttaagtcaaccaggacttccggttttaaacttgcACATACATTTCATTAGAGTACTCGGGGACAGGACAATGATTATTGCGTTTATAGAGACTCAGCAGCAGATATAGCAGCGATCATCTATAGGAGAAGAAATTGATAGTTAATGGCAAATACACTTATagtatacgtatgttcatagtatacagaaacgcgaaaataatggaatttaacagaaaataataGCGGACTTTGGAAACAAGGGAGAGGGCTTAAACTGTTTCCAAGTACTTATCAATTTTGATATCTTTTCTAAAAATTCTCCCGATATGAAatcttttgctgaaattctccagacacaaAAGTTCACAAGCTTTAAATGCCAGCTATTTCGCCGGTGTGTTCTAGTATGATACtaacttgcttggtcaataactataacatacaACTTTTACAGATCAAAATATAGTCAACAACATGTTCTCAGAACCTAAATCTTAATTTTGGGGAGAAATATTTATAAGAACTTCATTTCAGGTTAATAGGTTAATAAATTCACTTTACCTCATTTGTTTAACTGTTATTGTCCTCAGCTTGAGCTTTTAGCAATTAAATACACGTTGTATATTTGGATATAACACACAAAATAAGTGCAGAAATAGACAACCCATTTACAGTAATTTAAgtcaaaattattaaataaagtgTAATAACCCACCTACATTTGTACGTAAACATGGATGACTATGCATGGTCTATTTTGTCACATATTTACGTCTCGGGCTATTAATTTGTCTCTTTCCACAAATTGAGGAACTGACGCTGGGAATACCCGATCTAAATTTAGAATGTAATTATACTGTACCGTAGTCAACcgttttactatatatttatgaAAGCAGTTATATGAGGAGAAGGTTGATCATTATGGAatatcggacatgttccttacgtcgtaacaacaatctccttccctttttatgaatatgacctaccgaattagactatttaccgggtttgtaataacatgagcaagacgacgggtgccacatgtgtagcaggatctgcttacccttccggaatacctgagatcacccccagtttttggtggggttcgtgttgcttagtctttagttttctatgttgtgtcgtgtgttctattatttttttttttttttggttttagccatggcgttgtcagcttattttcaatctacgagtttgactgtctctctagTATCTTTCTCCCCTCTTTTATATAACTGGTCTTATTatacattaaaattgaaaatgtaatactaAGAGTCTTTTCGTTTAAGGATCAATATCTATGGTTTGATAAAGCAACAACATTACACCTACGTATACATGAACGACTATGCATGGCCTTATTTGACACAGTTTTCGTCCTTGTAACCGTCTCGCGCTATTAATTTGTCTCTTTCCGCGAATCGAGGAACTAACGTTGGAAATACTCGGTATATATTTAGAATGCAATTATACTGTTAGTCAACCGTATATCTGTAACAGTGTTATGAATACagatgtatatattataaataaaaataggtttaaacgtagttttcaatttagactcgtttataaataaaaatgttatactCTTTTCCTTAAAGGGGCAAACTCTacgatttatatttttgttttagaatATCTTGCTTTTGTAtcaaacatttatataaacaCAAGCATTTGCACGTattagtatgttataaattaaatatttgaacttAAGCTAAGTCTGTGTTCATGATTATGACAGCTTATGTCCCTTGACCAATGAGTATATCCTGTTTTCTTGcttcaaacatttattaaacagGACACATGgaatatcaattgaaaaaaaaaaaagatatataattttggtctcttgtggagagttgtctcattggcaatcataccacatcttcttttttatattcttgtggagagttttctcaattggcaagcataccacatcttcttttttatattcttgtggagagttgtctcattggcaagcataccacatcttctttcttatattcttgtggagagttgcctcattggcaagcataccacatcttcttttttatattcttgtggagagttgtctcattggcaagtataccacatcttcttttttatattcttgtggagagttgtctcattagcaatcataccacatcttcttttttacattcttgtggagagttgtcgcattggcaagcataccacatcttcttttttatattcttgtggagagttgtctcattggcaagcataccacatcttttttttatattcttgtggagagttgtctcattggcaagcataccacatcttcttttttatatttgtgatttgttataaaatttaaagatattaataaaaGTCATTTACTTCTTACCTTTACGTGTtcagtttaaaataaatataaacatgataaagtgaattttgcaaacatttaaatttttattgcgTATTATATATCTGAATATCTGTTTTCAACTCAATGAAGCGTGATTTAACTATTTATGTCGCGGGTACATTTGCATATACATTACGGTTAAGAAGTTTTCCGAAAGTtgattttataaaagtatttccCGTTAAGATCATCAGTCCGGATCGTCTGTGTTTTAAAACCCGAATCTTGATTTTTGCCAACAGATAATATAAAATTGCAGATTATGAGGATGCAGAAAAGATATCATATTTTATCTTATTCATAAACACTATTTTAAAGTAAAGCACTGCCATTTTACAAGATTGTGTAGACTGCTAAATTTTATAGaaattccaaggaaaatttaaacagaccttttggtgaccttctgcaattgtcttttctgtggtcgggttgttgtctctttgacacattccccatttccattttcaattttatttttcaaatggtaaaatcaaaagctcaaatacatgaAACAAACAGTCAGATGGTTGGTTACtgaacgttcagtggcaaatacttcacgCATGTTTAGAACTtaacaataaatagaaaaaaatatgttttgtactAGAGGCGTCTGGGATTAAGGTCGAAGAAATGAAGACTGCCACGGGAAATGGGGCATATTGGATAGGGATAGAAATTTATCTTTGCAACAGGTCACTTACGGACAATCTTTTACACGAGGCATCTGATTTAACTTATCGGACGTAGCTGCAAATATGTACATCTCGCACAGCAAACGGATGTCCTACGTTTGCGAGGGTTATAAAGCGAGTCGGAGGAAGACACATCAAAGGAATACAACGTTGGTCATGGCCAAGCGGTGAATTAAATTGCATGAGAGtgtaaatggggaatatgtcaaagagacaacccgacaaaagagcagataacagccataggccatcaatgggtcttcaacgaaGGGAGAAAATCCCGAAACCAGAGGTGGTCCTTAGCAGACCCCTACATAAAAAAAGTGTCATAGTTCGTCAGTGAcaatggacgtcaaactaaactctAAAACAactaatgaaataaaatgaaatgcattttttaGGATAACATACTTGTTTCTTTCTCACAAAATCTCGAGTGcaaaatcaaacatgttaatatGGATTCATATGTTGTTTCCTATTTTcttattgttcatgttgtttatcagccaatttgtttacatatttcataaacaacgataaaattactaaattttatggtaaaaaaaatatgaattgtgGCAAtagctttttgaaaaaaaaaatttagagttgtttttaaagaaatgtttgagaaaTTAACGCCTTCCTACGCCTAAAATTGTtctaatttctttaattttcacCCACACATTTACACACATTCaaacttttattgaaaatttcgttttctgataaaaaaatattaaagagaatcgatgtttaaagaaaaatagaatATTAAACTTAAAACagctacagtggagatcacttctaacctctcattaattAAAGATTAGAATAATTCAAGAAATAATGTGTGGAATAAAACCGGCCGCATATGGTaaatgttttgctcattgttgaaggttgtacggtaTTGAACAACCTTCCCGTTCAAACGTTAGAAAATTTGGAAGTGACGTCACAATACGTTAAAGTCACGTGACATGCACGGTAAAAGTTTAGAATGCAAAGATAAAAGGGGGGACGCGAGAATAAATACGGAATTACAACTTTTATTAAACCTATATTATCAGTAAACCGATAAACATTATTaaaactgtcagaataatctgtcatagaacagttctaacctgtcctagaacagttctacctagaacagttcaaccct from Mytilus galloprovincialis chromosome 5, xbMytGall1.hap1.1, whole genome shotgun sequence includes these protein-coding regions:
- the LOC143074144 gene encoding voltage-dependent calcium channel subunit alpha-2/delta-3-like — translated: MDNLKYPTDQISATMKNNYDLNKNVLWQHYSTTEGVSVIYPATNWENCQNFDPRYTSSYASAASPTNKDVVLVIDTSSSMKQPSGITAKTKMVIVKEAANNVIQTLKPNDRVGLVSFDKEAKTPSMPSTSHSCYENDLAFATKENTDELKQHIFTLNTGTTGDSNYEKALLAAFNYFHSSNDTLDNDNRVKVILFITDGKSTLGRDPVQVISEENAKLQNKISIFTYLIGQDQDAQIQLTKMANQDLSIGSKSVSIPLFFVHTEIISQ